The genomic segment CGTTTGACCGGTGTCGTGGCTCGAGGCCCGGCCGTTGGCGTCTATTGAAGCAATGTTCGGATCGGAGCTGCTCCATTGAAACGCGACATCAGGAATTTGATTTCCCTGGTTGTCATAGTAGGCGGCCTGAAAGCCGGTGGTTTTGCCCACCTCCACGGCCGTGTTTGTTGGAGCGATGACAATCCGTGCCGGCACTGTCATGGCCGGCTCAGCGATGAAATCAGTGCCAACGCAGGCCACGAGAAAAAGGGCGGTCGTTAAGAAAAGGCGTTTTAGGTGTTGCACAGGGCAATCCTTTGCTAATTTGTGGTCGCGCCGTTTCCTATTCGGAAGACGCATTCAGGGTCCAATCGTAAGGAATCAAGTCGATCGAGAAGTCGATCGGGATTCTCTCGGTGCGATATTGATTAATGTAGTCGATAACCGTTCTCCCTCCGCTGGCAAAATCGGCCTCGTACCATCTGAAAATTTCCGAGAGAAGAACTTTCCGGGCGCCGGAGTTCACGCGCACGTACGCGGCATCGTTGAGTGTAGCCCGGGCGCGCGAGTCGAGTTGCTCGTCCAAATTCTCGCTGAGGTATGCGTAATCGAGCAGAGTTGGACAACCTTTGGCCGCGCACACCAGCGCGAAATGAATGCGCGCGTCATTGAATTTTTTGCGCAGCTTGTCGTTTTCAATTTCATTCAATGTCAGCGAATCGCCGGCAACGCGATGCTTGGCGCGATCAAAGAAACCCGAAACGTCCAACGGAGATTTGACGGGGTAGCGGCTGACCACAGAGCTGATAACCAGCAGATTATAGGCGTTTATCCAAAATGCCTTTTCGCCATTGGCGTCAGTCAGCCTTTCTAAGTCAAAACTGGCCAGCGTTGAAATAACTTCCTGCATTGCTCGCGGATTCTTTTTGATGGCCGCATAATCGACTCGGCCTTCGTGAACGTATTTGCCGAAAAAACTGCTTGCCCGAGAGTAA from the Cytophagia bacterium CHB2 genome contains:
- a CDS encoding Ig-like domain-containing protein, with protein sequence MRLPNRKRRDHKLAKDCPVQHLKRLFLTTALFLVACVGTDFIAEPAMTVPARIVIAPTNTAVEVGKTTGFQAAYYDNQGNQIPDVAFQWSSSDPNIASIDANGRASSHDTGQTKITARARGVTSGAAILTVVANPNQVARVVVVPDSGNIGIGGTLQFAALAQDLNGPMLSD
- a CDS encoding DUF547 domain-containing protein, with translation MNRARCAFLFLLIFAAFVNAQTHSAKFYSRASSFFGKYVHEGRVDYAAIKKNPRAMQEVISTLASFDLERLTDANGEKAFWINAYNLLVISSVVSRYPVKSPLDVSGFFDRAKHRVAGDSLTLNEIENDKLRKKFNDARIHFALVCAAKGCPTLLDYAYLSENLDEQLDSRARATLNDAAYVRVNSGARKVLLSEIFRWYEADFASGGRTVIDYINQYRTERIPIDFSIDLIPYDWTLNASSE